DNA from Onychomys torridus chromosome 1, mOncTor1.1, whole genome shotgun sequence:
TAGAGTATGGAGGTACACACAGGAATCTTTTGGGATGTCAGAAATAACTAGGAGTCTAGGTGGGCACATAGGCATAAACGTTTGTTGAGACTCAGATAACTACACCTtccaagaaatacattttatggtAAGTAAAGAAAAGTCAtaggaaatgtgattttttttttaaatgtaactatACCTGCTGGAGTTCTGCATTGGTAGAGCCTCAGAGGGACCTAAGAAGAAATGGTACCTGTCCCACCAAATTCCTATCAGGGAAGGATTGTGGCATCAATGGTCCAGGGAAGGCAGATGCTATTAACtactttgagggaaagaaaaaagacagtcaTCCCTACCCTCAGCCCCAAGGGttacaaatatttagaaaggtCAAACTTGGAGTTACAATTCCTACTACTCTGGGTTATTCCTTCCTCTGTAATGGGCCTGTGAGAAGACTGGTGTGAGTGGTGAGTGTGGTTGACCAGAAGGCCAAGCCCTGCCTGGAACCTTAGTGGCTAGCCCAAACAAGAGGCTTTGCTGTGTTTTGCATTTAGGTATGTCTAGAGTCGCCGATCTAAGCAGCTCTGAGGGGGAACCCTTTAGACTATGTTGGTCAGAGGTCTACATCATCTGTGAGGACAGAGGCAGCTTGAGCTGCTCTTCCAGTAATGTTAAAAAGCATAAAACAGAGTAAATAAAGGACCTGGAAAGGCACCTGGTACCTTCTGGGTAGACTTTGCAGAGTCTCATGAAAAGCTCTTGTTCTACCTAATTGTGGTTTTTCTGTGTCTAAAGGTTAAACGTGCATTTGTCCAAATTTCTCATAACCTGTCTCACCAATTTGTGTATTATGTCTATGTCTCTGTATTGGTTACTTTGCTTAGtatactgtgacaaaatgcctaatgacagcaacttagggaaggaaggtccatgttggctcacagtttgagggtctTGGCAGAGAAGTCATGGAGGCTACAGCATAAGCTGACCGCACTGTGCTCAGGAAGTAGAGATACATGATTACTTGCTCCcagcttgttttctctttttgtgtttagTCTTGGATGCTGGCCCATCAGGGTAGTGCCTACCACACTTAGGGGGAGCTTTTGCTGTCCAGTTAAGtctttctggaaacaccttcCTCGACATACCCAAAGGTGTGTCCTATGGTAATTATAAATCACATCAGACTGACCATGAAAATTTAGCATCACAGCATCTTTCTCCTTTGCAGTTAATCCAAAGAAGGACAGAAGCAGGTGAGAGCTGAAGGCAGGGAAGGGCTTGAAGATGCATTGGTCAAGCATCTCTAAAAACAATCTGGCCCATGAAATCTGAGACCTAAGAGGCAGCTGCTGGGGTTCTAGTTCCACTGTagtttcttatatttaaaaacagaatttgtgGATTGCTTTTGCGGTTATCTTATCAGCATCCTGACTTTTCATCACCTGTGTTCATTATTGATTCTGTAACCTAAAACTCCAGTATGTGATTAGATCACTTAgaacttgaatttatttttgtattttacgttatctttttttttttttttttttttgaaagagggtCTAACTTTtgtcaccctggctggcctcaaattcacagaggtcaatctacttcttcctcccaagtgctgggactgaagatgTGCACTACTACACTCGGCTTTGAAATTTGCTTTATCAAAATTGGGGAGCAAGTTATCAGGACCATCCCCTTGGTGAGGTACCTTCTACCCTGTAAACTAGGAGCAGAGATTAGAAGTATGACAGTCTCTCAGATTGTGCCCTGATTCATAATTGACTTTTGTATGATTAAAATGCAAATTGCAGAGATTTCTAAACTACTGAATGAGTAGATCTGAAATAAGGCTAAGAGGAGAGGGCCAAGGGATGGGACTATTTGAAAAGGAACACATATTTTTCACAAAAACACTGAAATGGGAGCATTGCTGACTTGAAGATGCAGTATTCACTGAGTCTCCCAATCCTTAAGTGTGAACAAAGAATGCATCTTGCTGTGAAACTGTGCTCAGGGACAACAGGATGGGGAGGCAGGTGGGAAGAGTGGAAAGGGTGTGGACATAAACAAATCTTGAATGTCTAGTGGATGGATGTTTGAGAAACTAGCAACTGGAAAGGATAGCCAGAAAGCAAATACAGCCTAGAGCCCATGGCTCACACTGTGTATTCTAAGGAAAATGTCCATAAGAAGATAGTTACCCATCACAGGATACACAGGATATGTAGGTGCTCATCATGGTGACCATGTGCATTTTTTCCACAGTGAGGTCACCAGGAACTCTCTGGAAAACATCCTTGCACAGCTCAAGTGCCATTTCACCTGGAACTTATTCAGGGAAGGAAGTATCTCAACCCATATGGAAGACAGAGTGTGTAACCAGATTGAATCTTTAAGCTCTGAGTACAAAGCGACAATGTACAACTTGTTGGCCTATATAAAACACCTAGATGGTGAAAACGAGGCAGCCCTGGAGTGCTTGGCACAAGCTGAAGACTTCCTGAAGCCAAAGAAGAATGATCAAGCAGCAATTAGATGTCTGGTCACCTGGGGAAACTATGCTTGGGTCTACTATCACATGGGCCGGCTCTCAGAAGCTCAGGCTTATGTTGACAAGGTGAGACAGGTTTGCAAGAAGTTTGCAAATCCTTACAGCATGGATTGTCCGGAACTTGACTGTGAGGAAGGATGGACGCGCCTAAAGTGTGGAAGGAACGAAAGAgctaaaatgtgttttgaaaaggCTCTAGAAGAGAAGCCTAGTGATCCGGAGTGCTTGTCTGGGCTTGCAATTGCCACGTACCGTCTAGAAGAAAAGCCTGAGAAGCAGTACCCGGTCGATGCGCTGAAGCAGGCCATGGAGCTGAATTCTAAGAACCAGTATGTCAAAGTTCTCTTGGCCCTGAAACTTcagaagataagagaagcagctGAAGGGGAGCGATTGATTGAAGATGCCCTGAGAGAAGCTCCTGATCAAACAGATGTCCTGCAAAAGGCAGCCCAGTTTTACAAGAAAAAGGGTAACCAAGACAGAGCTAATGAATTCCTTGTAAGAGCACTGAGATCCACAGCACACAACAGTTCCCTCTACTGCTTGGTCATGTGTAGTTACAGGGTAAAACTGGAACAATTGAGGAATGCAGGAGATGCTGAAaccagtgacagcagaaagaagaTGGAAGAACTGAGAAGATTAATGATGGAGTACATGCACCAGGCTCTTGAGCGGAGGCGTAGCCCTCTGAACTCCTACTCAGATCTCATCGACTTCCCGAAAGTAGAACAATGCTATCAGTTGGTCTTCAGCGAGGAGAGCCCTCGTGCTGAGGAACAACAGCTCTACCAGCGTTATTGTGACCTCCAGGAGTATCACCGGAAGTCTGAAGACCTGGCTGCCCTGAAGGTTTTTCTGCAGTTTCACAGAAATGAAACATCCattgagaaggaagagagaaaacagcaaGCATAGGCCGCTGACAAAAACCTGCAGCAGCAAAATGTGCAGGATTCTTGGCATCTCCTGGGAATAAATCAGAAGCTGGAGGGGGGCGGGGGACACAggcagccttttctttctttctttctttctttctttcttcctttcttcctttctttctttctttctttctttctttctttctttcttttccatttttctttattaaaaaattttccactcactctacatactatccacagatccccctcctcccttctcccacccctcaACCCTCTTTCACAAGCCACCCCGTatccccatatcccccaaatcgaggtctcccatggggattcagcagagcccaggacactgagcctaggcaggtccaagccccttccactacaccaaggctgtgcaaggtgtcacaccacaggcacccgattccagaagcctgcccatagaccagggacagatcctgatccccccaGACAGCCTTTTCTTGACAACATCTGAGCCTGAGGACAACAGGAAGTGTGCCAGTGTGCAGGCGCTCAGCTCTGCACTGTGAGAGAAGTGTGCTGTGGAGTGGTACCTACCAGGTATGGAGATGCAGGAGCCCTCCCGGTCAAGTGTTGCTGAGCAGGCTGCTCTTGCTTAATTGCTTTAACAAACACTTTTAAAGAGCTGCTTTCTCTTTCCAATTCCCCCAGCCATTCTAGCTGTATAATTTCCCAGTCAGCAGGTCTTATCACTAATCAGCCAGAGACTGGACTCCAGGCTCACACACCACTTTTCGATCACTATTTTTGCTCTGTAATAAATGCAAATTTAGACTTATTTCTTCATTCCAGTTGAGTGCAGCAATCTAAGTCTGAAGTATTAGCTTTTGCCTAACCTTATTCTTTTATTCCACCACGTGTTTGTGTGTATTCCTGACAATGATTCAATGGAGAACATGTGTGCCAAACTGAAATGCATTTACAATAAATCTAAAAGTTTCAACTCAGAAAggagacaagtgtgtgtgtgtgtgtgtgtgtgtgtgtgtgtgtgtgtgtgtattatggtgGGGGACAGGGAACTAAGACAATAACATTAAATCTCAAAGTTTCTTCTGCTAGGACTGGGGGTGGCTTCTGAGGTCTGTACCCCTTTCTGAGGAGCAGAAAAAGAGAGGGCAAGAAGTTGGAAGGGGAGCATGTTGGAGGGTACTAGGGATATTGACAGGGAGGTGGTgaggatggatatgatcaaaatatattatatacatgtatggaattttgaagagtttttaaagatgtttctTCTGCTAGGATGATGGGAAATTATGAACGCATAACATTCTTTCCACAGCACATCTATTTGAATATCTCTCTTCATGCTGAGCCAATCCAGCTGTTGCCCAGAATGAGGAACTGCCACTCTTCTTGTAGTCCACAGACCCTGCTGAGGTCTGCGCACAATTAGCAGCTGTTTCTTTGGCCACATTGTTGGAGTCCCAGAGATACCCAAGCAAATGCCCTCTCATCAGTGTGTAAGGACACTGGTACTAGACCAGCCTAAGGAGAGAGTCCATCCAGGGTGGCAATGGCCCATTCAAACTTGTCAGCATCTGGCACTGAGGGCTTCATTTCACTCAGTCATCAGAAGAGTCTTCCAGCTCTTCCTACTGTTCCTTTGCAGACTgtgtttattgttgctgttgttttcagacagggtttccctgtgtagcccacgttggcctggaattcattgtgTAGCCCAAGTTTGTCTCAAATTCACAGTTCTCTGTCTTCAGCCTCCCTActtctgggatttcaggtgtgggGCTCCATGCTCAGCTCTTTAGtctctttttaattcatttatgagTATAATATATAGCCACAGGTTATACATAAAAAAGCGATAACATATAAATAAGATTGGTATTTGAGTAAATTTCTTTCCCCTAGATGAGGaactaaattgaaaataaaatatttgaaataaattctGAAATGATTTTCTAATTAGTTTAGTAACTGGAAACATGTTAGGAGATATGTAAGTGGTGGGGATGCCATGATAATATATAAATCTGTCTCTCTGAATTTAGAACTGTGCAAAACTCCCACATAAAGCAGCCTTCTGATAGACTCAAAATACACTCATCAAAAAAACTTGATCCTTCTAGGTATTTTGAGACTTACAAACTACTGTGTTTAAAAAGCAATCAGTCAAGTGTGAAAACACACTTCTGTAGCCCCTGAAAGATGGAagcttctaggccagcctagactgcatGGCATGTCTTAGGCCAGCCTAAATaatacagcaagaccctgtctttaaaaatattaactacaGAAGGATGACAATGAAATACATGAAGATGATGACAATtaataatattgaaaataattgAAAGAGTAGATTTTGAGAGTTATTACTATAAAAAAAGTACTAAAGGTGATTCATGTTAATGGATTGATGCAGTCATTCCATAACTTATATGTATAGCAGACTATCATGTTACAGCATAGATATCTACTTTTAATTGCAAAGTCAATGatcttatatttaaaacaagGGGCTAATAGAAGGGACAATAGCATAATGAATAAATTTACTCAGTAGCCAAGGATTCCTTTGTCAAGTACTCCCATCTGCCATCATTTACTTAATAATTCTACTGAAATGCTACATAAAATGGCACATGTCACTCAGAAGTACAACAGATCATCAGTCTAACATATTATAAGGTGGGTGTAAGGAAATTAAAACCACCATAACAAACaagtgctatgggataatgctcttatacactagtttaataaaatgctgattggccagtagccagacaggaagtataggtggagcaagcagacaaggagaattctgggaagaggaaggctgagtcaggagttgccagccagacacagaggaagcaagatgacaaggcagaactgagaaaaggtaccaagccacatggctaaacatcgataagaatcatgggttaatttaagtgtaagagcttgtcagtaataaacctgagctaatggtcaatcggttataattataataagcctctgtgtgattattttataaaaggctgtaggactgtgggtgagagatgtGTCCCGACCATGGGCCtggtaggacacagaaaaacttccagctacaaacaAGGCATAGGAGTGCATATGAAAAGGATTGTGCTATCTCAATTGTTAACTAGGAACAGTTGTTACTAGTTCCTAAACTTTTCTCATTGAAGAATACTAGAACCACTTAAAAAGAAGCATATTTTAGGAGAGATTGCACATCTGAGAGTATAGGGCTCAAAGTACTGTCATTTATAGTTTCTTTCTTAGTATGACATTCCTGTAGTTGAAGAAGACACAGCAGTAATTGTCATGTCCCCACAACACATATGGGCAGAGGGAAATAAAAGTATAATCTATCAGTTATCTATCAAGATACAGCAAACCATCTCAAGTCTGTagtgtagtaggtagccatcccagtcttggcctggaagttccaacccccattgaggcttaggtaatggtcacacccacaaggcggggctgagggaggacactgaagacccaggatccagaggagagggctctcttggttctgggaccctggatgctggaggtagacggagcagagttctccagagaacactgctggactgtgccatacctttgccagaccctacaacctatcccttcatttgtaagttaccccacaaaataaacctcccttttaactacatggagtggccttaataattccaccaatatctggcgctcacatggggcaaattccaaaggcctagacggctccctccctcagcctcttccccggctggtgggtacctaaacccacctgcaaagttccatttaaccaggggacgcctacatggttccattcccaaaaatgGAAGGACTATTCCCGAAAAAGgaagcagctagtccggtctcagttccctagcttagcccctagaccagcaaaaactgctgtgagtgaggcgttcccactctccctgagtgccagctcccgccatcttggctcctgccttcagctgccgccagccaaggtcgccagcaggccctgctttggagctataccaatgcctacTGCTGCACCAATACTGTAGCATATAATAAGTGCCATTTTGTTTGCTTAGAACTGAACTACAAAGAACAGAGTTCAGCTTGAGAGTTCTTTCACCAGTTTTTCTGGGAGTCTCTTTTGTGTAAGGTTTCTCTtgctctgtgtgtctcccttcttccctctttctctccctccctcctctctctgtgtgtgtgtgtgtgtgtgtgtgtgtgtgtgtgtgtgtgtgtgtgcgcgtgcgcgcgcacatgtgtatgtgctcaatctgtataatgttacatatatatatacgtatatatatacgttttcagggctgaccataggtattggataactaattggtgtgctcttcctggggaagactatttctcccatccCCAATactccttagttgcctatagttctttgcgtagggttgaggcctcctaaGCTTTCCCACGTCCACTTTAGCATGTCTACCGCCGTCCTCCTTATTCAGGTCATGTTTAGACAGCTATGTTGGTGAGACTCTATTGACATACTGCCTCTGACATTcataggagacacaatctcaccccaaacttcctgttcctttggcttttcagtgtttttctaccctctcttctgcaatgaccCCTGAGCCTCAGGTTCAGGAGTTGCGATATATAAACGTGTATGTTGGGACTTGGCTtcataactctgcattttgattgattgtggtgttctataatggtctctgtctgttacaAAAGAGAATTTTCTTGACGAGGTATAAATACTGCACTCATCTGTGGGTATAGGCAATGTTTTAGGGATTATGTTGGgttagtaaagtggcagttggAGGCTCTCTTCTAAGATCCATAACTTTACCAGTCCTAGGCAGTTGGATAGGTTTCCAGAACCAAGCTTGATTTCCCTTTTGTTGAGCAAGTCTTCAGTCTAATTAGAGAACTATTTGTTACCACCAAGGTATATGTGTCACTGGTACATTCTTAGGACTATCCGAGTGCTGTTCTGGTTGTTATTGTGGTTTATAAGTAAAACATCTTGGTAGTACAATTGgatgcttccctcctttggaagcttgaatGGCACCTTCTGATACCACGACAGCCTGTCCTCAGACAGGAGACTTTAAGGGCACATCCACCTGAGGGCTGCTGGACCCTCAGTCCAAAGtgcatagtgtcttcagcaatacagATTTACCTTCCACCTTCAGGGGGCAACCAAGAGCAGCAGCAACAGCCCtataatgttttgggagtcttttAGACAACTCTGACCAGCAACTCAAAAGGGGGCTTCTCAGGTCAGgtattggga
Protein-coding regions in this window:
- the Ifit3 gene encoding interferon-induced protein with tetratricopeptide repeats 3, yielding MSEVTRNSLENILAQLKCHFTWNLFREGSISTHMEDRVCNQIESLSSEYKATMYNLLAYIKHLDGENEAALECLAQAEDFLKPKKNDQAAIRCLVTWGNYAWVYYHMGRLSEAQAYVDKVRQVCKKFANPYSMDCPELDCEEGWTRLKCGRNERAKMCFEKALEEKPSDPECLSGLAIATYRLEEKPEKQYPVDALKQAMELNSKNQYVKVLLALKLQKIREAAEGERLIEDALREAPDQTDVLQKAAQFYKKKGNQDRANEFLVRALRSTAHNSSLYCLVMCSYRVKLEQLRNAGDAETSDSRKKMEELRRLMMEYMHQALERRRSPLNSYSDLIDFPKVEQCYQLVFSEESPRAEEQQLYQRYCDLQEYHRKSEDLAALKVFLQFHRNETSIEKEERKQQA